From the Comamonas odontotermitis genome, one window contains:
- a CDS encoding ferritin family protein, whose amino-acid sequence MSSVFTAQAYRNSPERVGRQRSAMLNTVRLAVSTANGMAHVAGDVVHSLLAGGLPPKAKGQWGNPAREEAYWRSHYQGMDFYVVGQPFETYRLALSLGWFAAQRNPQGFDEVAPQLEVQWQHVRGSSTLTWPQAREIACAAYEHALQGIRGEELSAAQVQHALRVLQTGLKDCEECLVAGSEQARAIALRTYLYALAEQFRALNWQLQDVLLALPESGPLVERPGQSAAGCLHRRWTDFKQRANMVTDRDLIAECSLCLVLAAERYQRVLESALPLELRPLLQGQAQQLRRYIDELQHMQDARAR is encoded by the coding sequence ATGTCTTCGGTGTTCACGGCCCAGGCCTACCGCAACTCGCCGGAGCGGGTAGGGCGCCAGCGCTCAGCCATGCTCAATACCGTGCGGCTGGCGGTATCCACAGCCAATGGCATGGCCCATGTGGCGGGCGACGTGGTGCACAGCCTGCTGGCCGGAGGTCTGCCGCCCAAGGCCAAGGGGCAGTGGGGCAATCCCGCGCGGGAAGAGGCCTACTGGCGCAGCCATTACCAGGGCATGGATTTTTACGTGGTGGGCCAGCCGTTTGAGACATACCGCCTCGCGCTGTCGCTTGGCTGGTTTGCCGCGCAGCGCAATCCGCAGGGCTTTGACGAAGTGGCACCGCAACTGGAAGTGCAGTGGCAGCACGTGCGCGGCAGCAGCACGCTCACCTGGCCACAGGCGCGCGAAATTGCCTGCGCCGCGTATGAGCACGCGCTGCAAGGCATTCGCGGCGAGGAGCTGTCGGCCGCGCAAGTACAGCATGCGCTGCGGGTGCTGCAGACTGGCCTGAAGGATTGCGAGGAATGCCTGGTGGCTGGCAGCGAGCAGGCCCGTGCCATTGCGCTGCGCACCTATCTGTATGCACTGGCCGAGCAGTTTCGTGCGCTGAACTGGCAATTGCAGGATGTGCTGCTGGCCTTGCCCGAAAGCGGCCCGCTGGTGGAGCGTCCCGGCCAGAGCGCAGCCGGTTGCCTGCACCGGCGCTGGACGGATTTCAAGCAGCGCGCCAACATGGTGACCGACCGCGACCTCATCGCCGAATGCAGCCTGTGCCTGGTGCTGGCTGCGGAGCGCTACCAGCGTGTGCTGGAATCTGCCCTGCCACTGGAATTGCGCCCGCTGCTGCAGGGCCAGGCCCAGCAATTGCGCCGCTATATCGATGAGTTGCAGCACATGCAGGATGCACGTGCCCGCTGA
- a CDS encoding dicarboxylate/amino acid:cation symporter: protein MALTGKKGMSSALVILAAMVLGIVVGYIVHASVSDPAEVKEVAGYISLVSDIFLRLIKMLIGPLVFSTLVVGIAHMGDAASVGRVFFKAMLWFLTASLVSLLLGMVLANVLQPGHNLGLPLPDVSAATNLATGKFTLREFINHTVPKSFAEAMSNNEILQIVVFSMFFGVAMAALGDKARTLLAAIDELSHVMLKITGYVMKLAPLAVLSAMASTVAVNGLGILLKFAVFMGEFYLGLFILWSILVLAGLAFLGKRVFKLLALIKEAFMVSFATASSEAAYPKILDALDRFGVKRKISSFVMPMGYSFNLDGSMMYCTFATLFIAQAYGIELSLATQVTMLLVLMLTSKGIAGVPRASLVVIAATLGHFNIPEAGLLLILGVDTFLDMGRSATNAVGNSLASAVVAKWEGELLSEADAEALARKLDEEAALAMHAVQEPEKA, encoded by the coding sequence ATGGCTCTAACGGGCAAAAAGGGCATGTCGTCGGCCCTGGTCATTCTGGCCGCCATGGTGCTGGGTATCGTGGTGGGCTATATCGTCCATGCCAGCGTGTCGGACCCGGCCGAGGTCAAGGAAGTCGCCGGCTATATCTCCCTGGTCTCCGATATCTTTCTGCGCCTGATCAAGATGCTGATCGGGCCGCTGGTGTTCTCTACCCTGGTCGTGGGCATTGCACACATGGGCGATGCCGCTTCGGTTGGCCGGGTGTTCTTCAAGGCCATGCTGTGGTTTCTGACAGCATCGCTCGTGTCGCTGTTGCTGGGCATGGTGCTGGCCAATGTGCTGCAACCGGGCCACAACCTGGGATTGCCGCTGCCGGATGTGAGCGCGGCCACCAACCTGGCCACGGGCAAGTTCACGCTGCGTGAGTTCATCAACCACACGGTGCCCAAATCCTTTGCCGAAGCCATGTCGAACAACGAGATCCTGCAGATCGTGGTGTTCTCGATGTTCTTTGGCGTGGCGATGGCGGCGCTGGGCGACAAGGCCAGGACCTTGCTCGCGGCGATTGACGAGTTGTCGCACGTCATGCTCAAGATCACCGGCTATGTGATGAAGCTCGCGCCTCTGGCGGTGCTGTCGGCCATGGCGTCGACCGTGGCGGTCAACGGCCTGGGCATTCTGCTGAAATTTGCGGTCTTCATGGGCGAGTTCTATCTGGGGCTGTTCATCCTGTGGTCGATTCTGGTGCTGGCGGGCCTCGCCTTCCTTGGCAAGCGCGTGTTCAAGCTGTTGGCACTCATCAAGGAGGCCTTCATGGTGTCGTTTGCCACCGCGAGTTCGGAGGCTGCATACCCCAAGATTCTTGATGCGCTCGACCGTTTTGGCGTCAAACGCAAGATTTCGAGTTTTGTCATGCCCATGGGCTACTCGTTCAACCTGGACGGCTCGATGATGTACTGCACCTTTGCAACGCTGTTCATCGCACAGGCCTACGGCATCGAGCTGTCGCTGGCCACCCAGGTGACCATGCTGCTCGTGCTGATGCTCACCTCCAAGGGGATTGCTGGCGTGCCGCGCGCATCGCTGGTAGTGATTGCTGCCACCCTGGGCCACTTCAATATTCCGGAAGCAGGTTTGCTTCTGATCCTGGGCGTGGACACTTTCCTTGACATGGGCCGCTCGGCCACCAATGCGGTTGGCAATTCGCTGGCATCGGCCGTGGTCGCCAAATGGGAAGGCGAATTGCTGTCGGAGGCAGATGCCGAGGCGCTGGCGCGCAAGCTCGATGAGGAAGCTGCGCTCGCCATGCACGCGGTGCAGGAGCCTGAGAAGGCTTGA